A window of Streptomyces gilvosporeus contains these coding sequences:
- a CDS encoding serine hydrolase domain-containing protein — translation MGKGNGGFSAAGLRKLREALLRHVESGRIPGLVALVSRGEDTRVETIGTMRHEGGTPMRRDTIFRMASTTKPVAVAATMVLLDECRLRLDDPIDPWLPELADRQVLKRPDGPLDDTVPARRPITVRDLLTSTFGLGLDTTAMGSPMMGALFEQKVYGENGWLLPAVEPDEWMRRLGTLPLMYQPGERWQYNISNDVLGVLVARVTGQPFETFLRERIFAPLGMKDTGFHVPTDKIDRLPPLYAPDPQTGEFTVEDPAEGGHHSSPPAFQSGGGGLDSTVDDYHAYFRMLLNGGMHGSQRILSRAAVELMTTNRLPAEQLAARETLARNLVHLSYGQGQHGGWGFGMAVRTYRGDYAPIGQFGWDGGSGTTTYADPHNQLVGILLTQVGMSTPDSAQAIHDFWTTLYQAIDD, via the coding sequence ATGGGAAAAGGCAATGGCGGCTTCTCCGCAGCGGGACTGCGCAAACTGCGCGAGGCGCTATTACGGCATGTCGAGTCCGGAAGGATTCCCGGGCTCGTCGCCCTGGTCAGCCGGGGCGAGGACACGCGCGTCGAAACGATCGGAACGATGCGGCATGAAGGCGGCACGCCAATGCGCCGGGACACCATCTTCCGAATGGCCTCGACGACCAAGCCGGTCGCGGTCGCAGCGACGATGGTCCTGCTGGACGAGTGCCGACTGCGGCTGGACGACCCGATAGACCCGTGGCTGCCCGAACTTGCCGACCGACAGGTGCTCAAGCGGCCCGACGGCCCGCTGGACGACACCGTGCCGGCGCGGCGTCCGATCACCGTGCGGGACCTGCTCACCTCCACGTTCGGGCTCGGGCTGGATACGACGGCGATGGGCTCCCCGATGATGGGCGCGCTCTTCGAGCAGAAGGTCTACGGCGAGAACGGATGGTTGTTGCCGGCGGTGGAGCCGGATGAGTGGATGCGTCGCCTGGGCACGCTGCCGCTGATGTACCAGCCCGGAGAGCGGTGGCAGTACAACATCAGCAACGACGTGCTCGGCGTGCTCGTCGCCAGGGTCACCGGCCAGCCGTTCGAGACGTTCCTGCGCGAACGCATCTTCGCTCCGCTGGGTATGAAGGACACCGGCTTCCACGTGCCCACCGACAAGATCGACCGGCTGCCGCCCCTGTACGCTCCCGATCCGCAGACCGGAGAGTTCACCGTGGAGGACCCGGCTGAAGGGGGACACCACAGCAGCCCTCCGGCGTTCCAGTCAGGCGGCGGCGGACTCGACTCCACCGTCGACGACTACCACGCCTACTTCCGGATGCTGTTGAACGGCGGAATGCACGGGAGTCAACGGATCCTGTCCCGTGCCGCCGTCGAGCTGATGACCACCAACCGTCTCCCTGCTGAGCAGCTGGCCGCCCGGGAAACCTTGGCCCGCAACCTCGTCCATCTGTCATACGGCCAGGGGCAGCACGGTGGTTGGGGCTTCGGGATGGCGGTGCGGACCTACCGTGGTGACTACGCGCCCATCGGCCAGTTCGGTTGGGACGGCGGATCCGGCACCACGACCTACGCCGACCCGCACAACCAGCTCGTCGGCATCCTGCTGACCCAGGTCGGGATGTCCACTCCGGATTCGGCGCAAGCCATCCACGATTTCTGGACCACGCTCTACCAGGCGATCGACGACTGA
- a CDS encoding alpha/beta fold hydrolase, producing the protein MGITHPVVGAEKNPDRDLSQMNRHPDDGRADPEAGEPRAERKEVPPDTSRDQGEHMTKNGTSSTTSQWTGMVPVDDTALAVTDTGGPGIPVVYINGQFSTQGYWRRVIADLGTGWRHITYDERARGKKSKRSADYSFETVVRDVDAVLAARGVDRALVVGWSYGGYVAAHWANRNPGRALGAVLVDGGAPYDWMDEAMEERIRKLFRRIGWFSPLLRPTGLVPRMTAEQQAISNIELGRISREREMGPVLDNITVPVRYVLASGVSFGSKGDEQERIRRGLTAVTARNANIEISAKVASTHGSILKKDFRAIAAAVREVAALDRAGARKT; encoded by the coding sequence TTGGGGATCACTCACCCTGTGGTCGGCGCCGAGAAGAACCCGGATCGCGACCTCTCGCAAATGAACAGACACCCGGACGACGGCCGAGCAGATCCAGAGGCCGGCGAACCACGTGCAGAACGTAAAGAAGTCCCACCAGACACCTCACGCGACCAGGGGGAACACATGACGAAGAACGGCACTTCCTCGACCACTTCGCAGTGGACCGGCATGGTGCCGGTGGACGATACGGCCCTGGCCGTCACCGACACCGGTGGTCCAGGTATCCCTGTGGTCTACATCAATGGCCAGTTCTCCACGCAAGGGTACTGGCGGCGGGTCATCGCCGATCTGGGGACGGGGTGGCGGCACATCACCTACGACGAGCGGGCCCGTGGCAAGAAGTCGAAGCGTTCGGCGGACTATTCCTTCGAGACCGTCGTCCGCGACGTCGATGCCGTTCTCGCGGCCAGGGGCGTGGACCGGGCGCTGGTGGTGGGCTGGTCCTACGGAGGGTACGTCGCGGCGCACTGGGCCAACCGGAATCCGGGCCGTGCCCTGGGCGCGGTCCTGGTCGACGGCGGGGCACCGTATGACTGGATGGACGAGGCCATGGAGGAGCGGATCCGGAAACTGTTCCGGCGCATAGGCTGGTTCTCGCCGCTGCTGCGTCCCACGGGCCTGGTCCCGCGGATGACCGCCGAACAGCAGGCGATCAGCAACATCGAGCTCGGCAGGATCTCCCGCGAGCGCGAGATGGGCCCCGTCCTGGACAACATCACCGTCCCGGTGCGCTACGTGCTCGCTTCAGGGGTGTCCTTCGGAAGCAAGGGTGATGAGCAGGAACGGATACGCCGCGGCCTGACTGCGGTGACCGCCCGCAACGCGAACATTGAAATCAGTGCGAAGGTCGCCAGCACTCACGGCTCGATCCTGAAGAAGGACTTCCGCGCCATCGCCGCGGCCGTACGCGAGGTCGCCGCTCTTGACCGCGCGGGGGCGCGCAAGACCTGA
- a CDS encoding potassium transporter Kup yields MADHRQGAAPDGGFPSRAPEAHTKAQDTVRLALVIGALGVVFGDIGTSPIYTLQTVFNPSDPHPVPVTTENVYGVVSLVFWSVVVIVLVTYVLLAMRADNDGEGGIMALITLVRRWSSQRGRRAVAVLTALGIFGASLFFGDSMITPAISVLSAVEGLKVVQPSLESAVVPVTAVIIVLLFLVQRRGTAAVGRVFGPIMIAWFVAIGACGVAGIADHPSILRALSPTYALGFLVGHFGTAFFALAAIVLAVTGAEALYADMGHFGRRAITRAWLFLVFPACILSYFGQGALILADPHHINSPFFLLTPDWGRLPMVALATAATVIASQAVITGAYSVTSQAAQLGYLPRMRIAHTSESTIGQIYVPWINWLLMVSVLTLVFAFRSSAALAFAFGMAVTGTITITTLLFFYVARAKWGTPKWLIVIGAIVLLSLDLLFVAANMTKLVHGAWLPLLIGITAFTVMTTWQRGRELVTAERAQREGPLTEFVDDLRTEKVPTLRIPGTAVFLNRGKQTTPLAMRANVEHNHVRHDQVVILSLETEPVPRVPADQRIVVDDLGYTDDGIIHVTARFGYMETPDVAGTLATLDPARTEGQLDLDQASYFLSKIELRRGTAPTMAPWRKRLFIATSYITADAAEYFGLPRDRTVIMGSHIEV; encoded by the coding sequence ATGGCCGATCATCGGCAGGGGGCCGCGCCGGACGGCGGATTCCCCTCGCGGGCGCCGGAGGCTCATACGAAGGCACAGGACACGGTGCGCCTCGCGCTGGTGATCGGTGCTCTCGGCGTGGTCTTCGGTGACATCGGGACCAGCCCGATCTACACCCTGCAGACCGTGTTCAACCCGAGTGACCCGCATCCCGTCCCGGTCACGACGGAGAACGTGTACGGGGTCGTGTCATTGGTGTTCTGGTCGGTGGTGGTCATCGTCCTGGTCACCTATGTGCTGCTGGCGATGCGCGCCGACAACGACGGCGAGGGCGGCATCATGGCGCTGATCACCCTCGTGCGGCGGTGGAGCTCACAGCGCGGCCGGCGAGCGGTGGCCGTCCTGACCGCGCTGGGCATCTTCGGCGCGTCGCTGTTCTTCGGCGACAGCATGATCACCCCGGCGATCTCGGTGTTGTCCGCGGTCGAGGGGCTCAAGGTCGTCCAGCCGTCGCTGGAAAGCGCGGTCGTGCCCGTCACCGCGGTGATCATCGTGCTGCTGTTCCTGGTGCAGCGCCGCGGAACCGCGGCGGTGGGCCGGGTGTTCGGGCCAATCATGATCGCCTGGTTCGTGGCCATCGGCGCATGCGGCGTCGCCGGCATCGCCGACCACCCGAGCATCCTCCGGGCGCTGTCGCCGACCTACGCCCTGGGCTTTCTGGTGGGCCACTTCGGTACCGCCTTCTTCGCCCTGGCTGCGATCGTGCTCGCGGTCACCGGCGCCGAGGCGCTCTACGCGGACATGGGGCATTTCGGCCGCCGGGCGATCACCCGCGCCTGGCTGTTCCTCGTCTTCCCCGCCTGCATCCTGAGCTACTTCGGGCAAGGTGCGCTGATCCTCGCCGATCCACACCACATCAACAGCCCGTTCTTCCTGCTCACGCCCGACTGGGGACGGCTACCGATGGTCGCGTTGGCCACGGCGGCCACCGTGATCGCCTCCCAGGCCGTGATCACCGGTGCGTACTCGGTGACGTCCCAGGCCGCCCAGCTGGGTTACCTGCCGAGGATGCGGATCGCGCACACCTCCGAATCCACCATCGGCCAGATCTACGTCCCCTGGATCAACTGGCTGCTGATGGTCTCGGTCCTCACCCTTGTTTTCGCCTTCCGCAGCTCCGCGGCCCTCGCCTTCGCGTTCGGCATGGCGGTCACCGGCACCATCACCATCACCACCCTGCTGTTCTTCTACGTCGCCCGCGCGAAATGGGGCACCCCCAAGTGGCTGATCGTCATCGGCGCCATCGTGTTGCTCTCTTTGGACCTGCTGTTCGTGGCGGCCAACATGACCAAGCTCGTCCACGGCGCATGGCTGCCGCTGCTGATCGGCATCACCGCGTTCACCGTCATGACGACCTGGCAGCGCGGCCGCGAGCTCGTCACCGCGGAGCGAGCCCAGCGTGAAGGTCCGCTGACCGAGTTCGTCGACGACCTTCGCACGGAGAAGGTGCCGACGCTCCGGATCCCCGGTACGGCCGTGTTCCTCAACCGGGGCAAGCAGACCACGCCGTTGGCCATGCGGGCCAACGTCGAGCACAACCACGTACGCCACGACCAGGTCGTGATCCTGTCCCTAGAGACCGAGCCCGTGCCCCGCGTCCCGGCCGACCAACGGATCGTCGTCGACGACCTCGGCTATACGGATGACGGGATCATCCATGTCACTGCCAGGTTCGGCTACATGGAGACACCGGACGTCGCCGGAACACTGGCGACGCTGGATCCGGCTCGAACCGAAGGGCAGTTGGACCTCGACCAGGCGTCCTACTTCCTGTCGAAGATCGAGCTCCGGCGCGGGACGGCACCGACGATGGCGCCCTGGCGCAAGCGGCTGTTCATCGCCACTTCCTACATCACGGCCGACGCCGCCGAGTACTTCGGCCTCCCCCGTGACCGCACCGTCATCATGGGCTCGCATATCGAGGTGTAG